The sequence CGGACCTCTTCAATTCCGGCCGCAGCCAGGGGAGCACAACCTTGCGGCAGGCGCACGAAGAAGGGCGCCGCCGGGCAGCGAAAGGGCGGATACTGGTCGTCGATGACTCGATCACCACGCGCACCATGGAAAAGAATATCCTGGAAGCGCACGGTTATCGCGTCACGGTCGCCTGCTCCGGGCCGGACGCTCTGCAACGCCTCACCGAAGGGGACTACGATCTTATCGTTTCGGATGTCGAGATGCCGGGGATGACCGGCTTTGAATTAACCGCAGCGGTGCGGCGCAACGATCGGACCAAGGGGACACCGGTGATTATCGTCTCATCCCTGGCGACAGACGAAGACAAACGTTTGGGGTTGAAAGCCGGAGCGCAGGCGTATATTGTCAAAGGAAATTTCGATCAGGGCTCCCTGCTTGAAACTGTTGAAACCTTGATTGGATAATCCTTTATTATGATTCGTGTTCTCCTTGCCGACGACTCCTTCCTGACTTTGAGTATCCTCAAAGATCTGCTTGCTCAAGACCCGCAAATCAGCGTGGTCGGTGAAGCTTATGACGGGCGACAGGCCGTAGAAAAAACCACCCAACTCCGACCGGACCTCCTCATCATGGACGTGATGATGCCGGTCATGGACGGACTGACCGCGGTCCAGGAGATCATGAAGGTCTCTGCCCTGCCGATTCTCATCCTTTCGTCCGACAGTGCGGCGGGCGAGCAAAGCAATGCCTTCAACGCTATTCGCCTCGGCGCCCTCGATGTCATGCGCAAACCCGAGGGACTCTCCGGCGCTGCCTGGGACACTTTTGCCAGCACTCTCCTCGCACAGATTCACACTCTCAGCCGGGTCCGGGTCATCCACCACTTCCGCTCGCCGCAAAGAAAAACCGTGACCGCCCCCTTGCCCCCGGTTTTAACCACCTGCCGCTCCATTATCGCCATCGGCGCCTCGACCGGCGGGCCGAAAGTGGTGATGAAGATTCTCAAGGAGCTCCCGGTGGACCGGGAAGCCAGCATCGTCATTGTCCAGCATATCGCCAGCGGCTTTGCCGCCGGTTTTGCCGAATGGCTGAATGCCGAGAGCGCCTATCATGTCCGCATTGCCAAAGAGGGGGACACGCTCGACCGCGGCGTCGCTCTGGTGGCACCGTGCGATCAACATATGGAGGTACACAAAGGCCGCATCGTCCTGACCAATGCACCGCAGGTCAATGGCTGCCGGCCGTCAATCGACAATCTTTTTTCCTCTTTGGCCAGAGAGAATCCAGCTTCGGTAGTTGCGGCACTATTGACCGGAATGGGAAAAGATGGTGCGGAAGGGTTATTGGCCCTCAAAAAGGGGGGGGCGTATACGATCGCTCAGGATGAAGCGACCTGCGCCGTTTACGGCATGCCCAAAATCGCGTTGGAACTGGGAGGGGTGCGGGAAGTCCAGCCCGCTGTCCAAATCGCCGCAGCGATCATACGACAGCTCTGCTAATTACGCTTGCGGCTGTCGAGGATAAAGGTGACCGGGCCATGGTTGACGAGATGGACGTCCATGTCGGCACGAAAGATGCCGGTGGCCACATTCAGGCGGCATTGGCGCAGCAGCTCGCAAAAAAAGAGATAGAGGCGATCCGCTTCTTCCGGCGACGCTGCAGCGGAAAAGCCGGGACGGCGTCCTTGGCGACAATCACCGAGCAGAGTAAATTGACTGACGACCAATATCTCCCCGCCTGTTTCCTGTACCGAAAGGTTCATCTTCCCCGACTCATCTTCAAAAATCCGTAGCCCGGCAATCTTCCCGGCCAGGTAACGGGCATCCTCCTCTGTATCTTCCTTCTCGACCCCGAGGAGAACCATCAGTCCCTGACGGATCTCGGCGACCGTACTTTCGGCCACCACCACCCGCGCCGAAGTGACTCGCTGCACCACTGACCGCATCGTTTAACCCTCTGCCGTCAAACGGCGGAGGATCGCAAGGTTCGCGACATCGCCGCTGATTTCGTCCTCCCCCTTCGGCGTTTCGAGAATCTTCGGGATATCGGCAAAACGGGGATCGGTCATGACTGCCCGGAAAGCCTCGAGACCGAGGGCACCGCTACCGATCCCTTCGTGCCGGTCAACGTGGCTGGCCAGCCCTTTACGACTGTCGTTGAGATGGAAAAGGTGTAGCTGTTCGCAGCCGAGAATCCGTTCAAAATCGCTCATCACCGCAGCGTAACCCTTGGCGTCGGCAATATCGTAGCCGGCGGCAAAAGCATGACAGGTGTCGAAGCAAATCCCAAAACGACCGGTCGGTGTCCGTTCGACAATCTCCGCCAACTCCTCAAAGCGACTGCCGAGATAGGTCCCCTGGCCGGCGGTATTTTCGAGAAGAACCGTCACCCCCTCCGGCGCCGATTGAAAAATTTCCGTAAAGGCGGCGCTGATCCGTTCAAGACCGACCTCGACGCCGGCGCCGAGATGGGCGCCGGGGTGCATAACCAGATAAGGGACACCAAGGGTGGCGCAGCGCTGCATTTCATCAGCGAATGCGGCCAGAGACTTGTCACGATTCTCACCCGGTGGGGCGGCCAGGTTAATCAGATAACTATCGTGGGCGATGACGGTCTGTATAGGGCTGCGGGCAAGGGCGGCCTTGAAGGCCTCTGCTTCTGCCGCCGTGATCGCCTTGCTCCGCCACTGACTGGCATTCTTGGTAAAGATCTGAATGGCCGTGCAGCCGAGGGCATTGCCGCGTTCGACAGCTTTATCAAAACCGCCGGCAATGGAGACATGAACGCCGAGTAGCATAGTTTACTCCTGAAGGAGCTGCAGGGCAGCACTGATTTCATGGATGGTGTCGATGCGCAGATCGACATAGGGAGGGAGTTCATCGCTGCCGCCGACCAGAATCGTTGCCATGCCCAGAGTCTTCGCCGGCGCCAGGTTCTTGGCGACATCCTCGATCATCACACAGGACTGTGGCGATGTCCCGAGTTGGGTGACGATCTCCTCATAGGGGGCAAAAAACGGTTTCGGCAGATAATTGGCAATGCGGATATCAAAAATTGCTTCAAATTCCTGACGAATTCCCAGCGCGGCGAGGACCCGTTCAGCGTGGGCGGAAGAGCCGTTGGTAAAGACCACTTTGCGCTGCGGCAGAGCGGCAAGGATAGTCGCCAGCCCGGGATCGGCCACCAGCCGGGAGGTGACATCGACATCGTGGACATAATGGAGGTACGCTTCAGGGTCAACGTCAAAATGACGGATCAACCCCTGCAAGGTGACACCATATTCCTGCCAGTAATAACGGCGCAGCGGATCGACATCATCGGCGGCGATGCCGACGACCTCCTCCATGAAACGATTGATGCGGCAGTCGATGAGGGAGAAGAGATCGTACTCCGGCGCGTAGAGAGTGTTGTCAAGATCGAAAAGGATGATCTGCGGTGCTGCCGGGACCAGGGTCATTGATTCACACAAAGCGCGGCACGAATCAGCGCAATCCGCGCGGTATATTCTTGCGGAGCCAGAAACTTTTCAATGTGCGCTTCACTCCAGATCGGTTTCGGCCAGAGGGGATCGTCACTAAAACGAGGAACGATGTGCCAATGCATGTGCGGCACCATATTGCCGAGAAGCTCGTAATTGATTTTAGTCGGGGAGAAGGCCCGATGCAAAGCAACGGCAACGCGGTTGACCTCCTCGATGATCCCCTGCCGGCTCTCGACATCAAGGTGGAAGAGTTCGGAGACATGCGCCTTGGTCAAGACGAAGCAGTAGCCGGCAAAGAACTGGTCACGGTTGAGGACGACATAACAGTAATCGAGTTCAACGATGCGAAGATCAACATCCTCCTGCCATTTCCGGCACATGAGGCAATTGTCCACCGGCCCATGGTAATACGCCGGCGCTTCGCTGCGGATGACATCATTGGCGCCACTCATTGCGGGTGGTACTCCCCGCTGAAGACTTCCACCGCCGGACCGGTCATATAAACCTCGCCAGCTTCACTCCACTCCATCTCCAGTTCGCCGCCGGAAAGAATGTTCTTGATAACGCGCCCGGTGCGGCCGGTAAGAACACCGGCAACGACGACCGCTGAAGCGCCTGTACCGCAAGCGAGGGTCTCCCCCGCTCCCCGCTCCCAGGTGCGCTGGCGGACTTCGCGGCGGGAGCGCACTTCGACAAACTCGACGTTGGTGCGCTTCGGGAAGAGGGGATGCTGTTCGATCAACGATCCGTACTTTTCGACCGGAAAATTTGCGACATCGTCGACAAAGATGACGCAGTGCGGATTCCCCATGGAGACACAGGTGATGGCAAAGGCCTGATCGAGAATGGTCAAGGGGACGTTGACCACCGGCGTAGCCGGATCGCCAGTGAGGGGGATTTCCCCCCGGGTCAGACGCGGCCGGCCCATGTTTACCCGCACCTTGTCGACCCGCCCCGCGGCGTTGGGATAAAGCTGCAAGGTCAGAACTCCGGCACCGGTCTCGACGCTGATGACCTCTTTCGACACCAGGCCATGATCATAAGCATACTTGGCAACACAGCGCACGCCGTTGCCACACATCTCCGCTTCACTGCCGTCACTGTTGAACATGCGCATCTTCACATCGGCCAGCGTCGACGGGAGGATGAGAATCAGCCCGTCCGACCCGATAGCGAAGTTGCGGTTACTAACCTCAATGGCCAGGGCCGCCGGATCGTTGATCGACTCCTGGAAACCATCGATATAGACATAATCGTTGCCGGCGCCGTGCATCTTGACGAATTTCATACTCTAAAATCCTTCCCGGTTTTGCTCGTTGAGCTGGTCGATTATACGGCAAGAAGGAATCTGTCACAAGAACAACCCGCGACAATTTCAGCGCCACGCTCTGGACAGTGACGTCTTGATGCTGTTAGGATACGAATCCTTTCAACCTTTCATGTCCCGCTACGGAGTACTCGTGATCAAAAAAATACTGCCGCGAAATGTCCTTCATTCCCTGCGCCGCCTGCGCCTGCGGGAACGGTTGACAGCACACCTTTCCGCCTTGAAACGACCGGCCCTGCGCCGCCGCCAGACACTGCACAGCTCCGCCCCCTTGAGCCGCATTCTGTCCCGCAAAGTCATCTGGGGCGCCCTCACGGTCATCGTCCTGATTGTTGCTATCCTTGCCGCCTTGCCGCTGGTAAAACCACCGCCGGTGGTGGTGGAATCCCCGACGATCACCATTCTGCCCCCATCCCGCGAACGGACCCTCACCGGTGTCGTCCGTTCCGGTGAAACCCTGTCAACGATCCTGGCGCCCTACCTCTCTTCCCAGGAGATTCACGGTTTGGCGGTCACCACCCTCACCGCCGGGCATGAGTGGAAGCTCACCCTCTTCGACGGCCAGTTGCAGCGCTTTGTCCACGACATTAACAGTGACTATCAACTGGTAGTCAGCCGTCCTCCTGCCGGCACAGCGATATCGGCGCGGGTGGAAATCCCTTACACCTATACGGAGCATACGGTCGGAGGCACCATCACTGACAGCCTCTTTGCGGCGATGACCGCCATCGGTGAAGAAGAAGGCCTCGCCATCATCCTTGCCGATATCTTTGCCAGCGACATCGATTTTATCCGCGATATTCGCCAAGGGGACACCTTCCGCGTCGTCGTCGAACGACGACTGCGTGACGGCCAACCGAACGGTTACGGCAAGATCCTCGCCGCCGAGTTCAGCAACGACGGTAAGACCTATCACGCCTTCCGCTTTCAGGACGGCAAGAAAAAACCGGCTTTCTACGACAGCAACGGCAAGAGTCTGCGCAAAGCGCTGCTGCGCGCCCCCCTCCCCTTCAGTCGGGTCAGTTCCGGCTTCACCATGCGCCGCTTCCACCCCATTGCCAAAACCTGGCGCGCCCATCCGGCCATCGATTATGCTGCACCGACCGGGACGCCGATCATGGCGGTCGGCGATGCTACCATTATCCAGATTGGCCGCAGTGCCGGCAACGGCAACTATATCAAGTTGCAGCATGCCGGCGGTCTGGCAACCATGTATCTGCACATGAGCCGCTTTGCCAAGGGGATGCGCCAGGGGAAACGGGTCAAGCAGGGGGAGGTTATCGGCTACGTCGGCAGCACCGGCCTTGCCACCGGACCGCACCTTTGCTATCGCATGACCCGCAACGGCGCCCCGGTTAATCCCGCCAAAATTCCGACAACCCCCGGGGAACCGATCAGCCGGGCAGCGATGGCATCGTTTCGTGCCCTGCAGCCCCCCCTCCTTGCCAAACTGGCGACGATCCCGACGAATATGACCAGCATTTCCGCGGAGCCGCCCCGGCCGGGGGGAGGATGACCGACAACCACCGCCTTCTTGAAATCGATCTCACAGCCGGGAGTGCCGTTGTCCTCCCCCTGTCGCCAGCGCAACAAATCGGGGCGCTTGGCGGTCGCGCCCTTGCGGTGTACCTCCTCGGCACCACCGCTGCCAGCGATAATGCCTTTGTCATTGCCCCCGGCGCCCTTTGCGGCAGCGGCGCTCCGGCTGCAAATCGCGGCTGTATGGTCTTTACCTCCCCCCTGACCGGAACGATCTCCAGCGTCAACGAGGGGGGCCCCCTCTTCCTTTCCCTGCAACGCGCCGGTTTTGCCGCAGTCGTCATTAAAGGAGAAAGTTCGACGCCGGTCCTGCTGTATATCGATGCGCAGGGTGGACGACTCGTCGAGGGTCGTTCCTGGTGGGGGAAAGACGCCGATGCCACGGCGCACGCCCTCGGGCGGGAGGGGAGTGGCGTACTGACCATCGGCCCCGCCGGAGAAAACGGTGTCCGCTTTGCCGGACTCCATGCCGGTGATGGCAATCTCTTTGGCCGCGGCGGCCCCGGTGCCGTTCTCGGGAGGAAGCGACTCAAAGCGATCATTGTCACCGGGGACGGTCCCTTTGAAGTGGCCGAACCGCAGGCGTTTACGACGGCCTGCGCCGATCTGCAACGCCTGTTGCGCGCCTCCCCCCTCCTTGCCGGTCCGGTCGGCTTCGTCCCTTTCGGCGAAGCGGCACTGATCGATCTGGCCGCACGCCGCGGCCTGCTCCCGACCCAAAATTTTTCCGCCACCTTCCCGACAGAAGCGACGGCCTTCAATGCCGCCGCCCTGACTGCCGCCGGTCCCAGCCGCGGCTTCGGCTGCGCAGGCTGCCCCATCGCCTGCAAGCGCCGGGATAAAACCGGAGCGGCCCTCCCTGACTTCTTCACCCTCGCCGCTTTCGGGGCACTCCTCCATCTCCCGGATCTCGCCGCCATCCGCACCGTGAACTCTGCGTGCAATCGTCTCGGCCTCGATCCCGTCTCCCTGGCGGGTGTACTCGCGGCCCGCAGCGAAATTCGCCAGAGTCCGCTGCAGGTCGACGAGCTTGAAGGGTTGCTGCGAGCCATCGCCAGCCGCGACGGCGAAGGGGAGCTCCTGGCTGACGGTGCCGCCCGCTATGCAGCGCAATCTGACCGCCCCGAAGTGGCAATGACGGTCCGCAACCTCGAACTCGCCCCCCTTGACCCGCGAGGTTTGTGCGGACTCGCTCTTTCTCATGCGGTCGATGTCTCCGGACAGGGGGAGAATGCTCTGACGCTCATTGCCGAACTGCTACGCAAGCCGGTGCCGGTCGACCCTCTTTCCTGGGGCGGCAAGGCGCGCCTCGTCCACACTAATGCCCAAACGGTGGCCGCCTTCGACAGCCTCGGCCTCTGCCGCCACCTCCTTTACGCCGCCGGCCTTGAAGAAGCCGCCGCGCTTTATGCCGCCTGCAGTGGCCAGCGCTGTAGCGCTGCCGACCTCGGGGCACTAGGGGCACAAACCCTCGCAAAGGAAGCATCCCGGCCGCCCCGTACCCCCTTCCCTGTCGGCATGGCGGCCCTGCCGGTGCGCCTCTTTACTCCTGTCCAGAGAGAAGGCCATCCCTCCCCTCCTCCACCGCTCGATCATGGAGAGGGGGAAGTCGAGTTACAGCGCTATCTGCGCTTGCAGAGCCCGGCGAGCCCTTTACTGCTTACGCCCCGCAATAATGACAGTGCAGCCCTTCTTCCTTCCCTGCACCATTACGCCGCCAAACTCGTCGCCGAAGGGATCGGACGCCGCGACCGCATCGCCCTCTTCGCGCAGGACGATTCTCCCTGCGCCGTCGGTGCCACCGATCTGGTCGACAAGGGGCGGTCCATCCTTCAGCACAGCAACGCCAGCGCCCTCTGCCTGCTCGAACCACCCTGGCCCTTTGCCGATTTCCTGCTGCGTCGAACCCCGCAGGCAACGGCCATCGTGCCGCGCGACAGCGAAACCCGCACCTTCCTCCATGAAATCCCCCTTTTGCGCGGCCCCTTCGATCCGGCCACCGTCACCGCCGCCCTCGGGAGTCGCAAAGGGGTGATTCTCGACGGCGGCATTATTTGCGCGGCCGGGGCCCTGACCATTGAGCAGGCTTATGTCAATGCCTCCTCCCTTTGGCATGCGCTCTTCATCAAATATCTCCTCGACGTACTGACGAACGGCTTTCTCCTCCCGGAAGAAGCCGGAGTCTTCGCCGCCTTTCGCGCTGCCAGCTGCACCGAACCGCACGCCGACGGCCTCGTCTTTCACCCCGGCCCTCTGCTTGATGCGACAACCATCGAAGAAGAGATGATCCGCGTCGGCCGCTACACCGTCGAACGCCACCTCGTCGACTCCTTCTTCGGCAACATCTCCTGCCGCCTTGGTAACGACGTCTTTATTTCGGCGACCGCTTCCAGCCTCGATGCCCTGCGCGGCGCTATCGACCCGGTCCCCTTCGACAACAGCACCACTCTTGGACTGGTGGCGTCGAGTGAACTCGCCGCGCATCAGGGGATTTACACTGCCACCGCCGCTAAGACGATATTGCATGGCCACCCCCGCTTTGCCGTTGCCCTGAGCATGCTCTGCGCCGGGGAGAAGGATTGCCCGATCAGCGATTGCTGGCGCGATTGTCCGCAGGTCCGCTGGCTCAACGGTGTGCCGATCGTCGCTGGCGAAATCGGCGCCGGCGGCCTGGCACGGCGGGTGCCGCCGGTCATCAACGCCAGTGGCCAGGCGATAGTCTACGGCCATGGCGTCTTCACCATCGGCCGCAGCAACTTTGCCGAAGCGTTCAACGCTTTGGTCAGTATTGAGCACTGGTGCCGGCAGGAATATTTCCGCCGCTTTGATTGTGGTGATATTTTCGGATAAACTGCAGTACTAACAGATCATCAGCAGAATGGAGAGCGACAAGATGGCGACACGTTTGGGCGACCTGCTACTGCAGAAAGGCTTGGTGAACACGGCGCAGCTCGATGAAGCCCTGAAATATCAGGTGATCTTCGGGGGCAAACTCGGCACCAACCTCATTGAAATGGGGATCTTGGAAGAAGACGAGATCGCTCGGGTCTTAAGTCAGCAATTCCACGTGCCGACGCCTACTGTCGAAGAGGTGATGAACGTCGAGCCACAAGTCCTCGCCCTCCTCCCCCGCGAACTGGTCGAACAGCACAGCGTCATTCCGCTCAAACTGGAAGGGCGGCGCCTGACCCTGCTCATGCCCGATCCGTCCAACTTTAATCTTATCGACGACCTTGCCTTCCGGACCGGACTGATCATCAAGCCGGTCGTTGCCGCCGAGGTCCGCCTTATTATTGCCCTTGAAAAGCATTACAACATCGGCCGCGACCGGCGCTACATACACGTCACCAAAAAGCTGGCAACAAAGCGTCCGGCCCCCCCCGCCGTCCCAGTAGAGGCAGTAACACCGCCGACCTTGACGCCGGCGGTCACTGCTGCTCCGCAAGTGATATCGCCAAAAGATGATGATCTCGACCTCGCGCTGCCGGATGTCGACTCCAGTGAAGACCTTGTTGAGATAGCACCCCTCGAAGAGATTCTCGACAGCGAAACGCTGTCTCTTTATCTTGCCGATGCCCGCGATCGCGACGATGTGCTCGACAGCATCGCATCTTATCTTTCCCATGAATATGCCCGGGTCGCCCTCTTCCTGGTGCGCGGCAATGCCGCGCACGGCTGGAAAGCGAGTGTCGACGGGCAGGACCTCCCCGAATTCAAGCTGGCACAATTCCCCCTCGATGAACCCTCCATCCTCAAGACCGTCACCGAGACCAGCTCCTTTCTCCTCGGTCCGATCCCCCGTACCCCCTTCAACTCGATGTTCCTCCAGGAGATTGGCGGCCGCGTTCCGCAAACCGCCCTTCTCGTCCCCCTGCTGATGATGGGGCGGGTGGTCGGCATTATCTATGTTGACGGCAAGGGGGAGGAGTTGGCAGAGAAACTCTTCGAACTGCAGAAGATCACCCTCAAGGCGGCCATGGCCTTTGAAATCCTGGTGTTGAAGAACAAGATCGTTAGTATGTAGGGAGATTGACGGAGCATCAAGAATGAGGCGGCCATTTCCGGCCGCCTCGGATCAAGCGAATCTCTAAAAACGTCTATCTATTTCAGGATTTTACTAAGAATCCCCTTGACTGAGTCGCCCCCCTTTGACTGAACGAAGGAGAGCACGACAGGGATGAACTTGCTGATCATGCCGGAGTCCATGTTGAGACCCTTAAATCCAGCGGCAATCGCGGCGAGATTGCCGAGATGACTGCCGCCGGCTAACGATGAAGCCAAACCGCTTAAGGCTCCGGCGATGCCGCCCGGCTTCGGTGCCGCAGCAATAAGACCCTCAATTCCGGGGACAGCGCCAGCGACCTGACTGAACTCTCCTGCATCCAGTTTTTCCTTGGCTAATGTGAAGATCAATCCCGCCCCTCCCTTGGCTTGGTCTTCTGAAACTCCGAGTTGCTGTGTCAACATCTGAAGTAGTTCCATTTGGTTTCCTCCTCGTCTTTGTGCTGCGCCCGGTTAAGACCAAAATCTAACCCGTGACATCTTCGACCTTCGCGTCAGGAGCATTCTTTTTTACCGACTCAATGCCATTTTCCAGAGCAGCTTTTGACGAGTAGTTCTCGCTTCGCCCGATTTCCTGGCCATTTGTCGCCTTCAAGATAAAAAAAGGTTCACCCTTGACGTTCGTCTTGGTCTCAAAAGCACCTTCCCTGAGCACATTTTTCCGGACCGAATCGATGCCGTTCTCGGCGCTCGCTTTCTGCATGTAAATTTCACTTGTCAAGATGATCAATCCGTTCGCCGCCTTGAGGTTAAACAGAAAGTGCCCGTCTTTTGACTTCTTTAACTCGAATTTTCCGGACATGGCAGAACCCCTTTCGATGGAAAAAATAAAAGTCGATAAAAATAAGATAGGTCAAAATTCTCATAAGTCAATCGGTCGCGACACCGAAGACGACAGCAACACCTCTCATTGTCCGTACAATGTGCAAGTTTAAAGCTACTTCTGGCTGGCGTACAACGCCTGGTCGATATCGGCGATGATGTCGCCGGCATCCTCGATGCCGACCGAGAGGCGGATGAGGTCAGGGGTGATGCCGCTCGATTTGAGCTGTTCTTCCGAGAGCTGACGATGCGTGGTACTGGCCGGGTGGAGGACGCAGCTGCGGGCGTCGCCGACGTGAACGACGAGCGCGATCAGGCGTGTCGCTTCCATGAATTTGCGGCCAGCTTCCGCCCCGCCCTTGATGCCGAAGGTGAGGACGCCGCTGCACCCCTTGGGGAGGTACTTGAGCGCCCTGTCGTGGGTGGGATGACTGGCAAGGCCGGGATAACGGGTCCAGCTCACCAGCGGATGATTTTCCAGAAATGTGGCGACGGCCAGAGCGTTATCGCTGTGACGCTGCATGCGCAGATGCAGGGTTTCGAGTCCAAGATTAAAGAGAAAAGCATTGAGGGGTGCAGGCGTCGCCCCGATATCGCGCATCAGCTGAACGCGGGCCTTGATGATGTAGGCCATCGGCCCGAAGGTCTTGACATACTCGATGCCGTGGTAACTTTCGTCCGGAACGATCATCTCCGGAAAGCGGCCGCATCCCCAGTCGAAGGTACCGCCATCGACAATGACACCACCGACGCTGGTGGCGTGACCGTCGATATACTTGGTGGCAGAGTGGATGACGATGTGGGCGCCATGCTCGAAGGGACGGCAAAGGAAGGGGGTGCCGAAAGTGTTGTCGATAATCAGCGGCGCCTGCATCTCGTTGGCGACGCTGGCGAACTTGGCAAAATCGAGGACGTTGAGGACCGGGTTGCCGATGGTCTCGGCGAAGAGGCAACGCGTCGTCGGGCGGAAGGCCTTTTTGATCTCATCCGCTGAAGCCTCAGGATCGACAAAGGTGACCTCGATCCCCATCTTCGGCAGGGTGACGGCAAAGAGGTTGTAGGTGCCACCATAAAGGGTACTCGCCGCCACCACGTGCTGACCGGATTGGCAGATATTGAGAATTGCCAGCGTGGTTGCCGCCTGGCCGGAGGAGGTGGCCATGGCGCCGACACCCCCTTCCATCTGGGCAATCTTGCGTTCGAAGGCATCGCTGGTCGGGTTGGCGAGACGAGTATAGAAGAAACCGGCCTCTTCGAGATCAAAGAGCTTGGTGACATGCTCGGCGCTGTCATATTTGAATGTGGTGCTCTGAATGATCGGCAGGATGCGCGGCTCCCCCGATTTCGGCTCGTAGCCGCCCTGCACGGCAATGGTGTCAATTTTCCAGTTCGGATTCATGTGTTCTCTCCTTTTGTTATATGGGAAGGTCAATCGATGTTCTTGACAGTTTCGCCCAGGTTCTTTCAGAAACAGCGGGGGCATATTAAAACCAATCCGGCTTCCTGTCTACTGCTTAGCAGAGCCCCCATTAGAAACCGTAACTGATGAAGAGACCCCCCATCACTTGATTTTCCGCCCCGCGCACCCGGATCAGCGGCGAATCGGCCACCGGCGGTGCGAGACGATCGAATCCGATCAGCAGCGACGCGGAAAGAGACCCGGTGAGCGGCAAGCGTGCAAAGCCGTTGAGACCGTAGGCGATCAGCCCGGCATCGGCGGAGTAAGTCTCCAGGCCACTGCGCATTGACTGCTCGGGAGTAATGCCCCAATAAGCATTGAGATAGCGTTGATCGCCGAACTTGATGTGCGGGCCGAAAGCATAGATCAGCGGCGGGCCGTTATAAGTCAGGGCCCCGCCATAGCTGACCTTCAACTCGCCGACCACCCCCTGATGACCGGTGATCCCCTGCTGCAGGTGC is a genomic window of Deltaproteobacteria bacterium HGW-Deltaproteobacteria-4 containing:
- a CDS encoding chemotaxis response regulator protein-glutamate methylesterase, which translates into the protein MIRVLLADDSFLTLSILKDLLAQDPQISVVGEAYDGRQAVEKTTQLRPDLLIMDVMMPVMDGLTAVQEIMKVSALPILILSSDSAAGEQSNAFNAIRLGALDVMRKPEGLSGAAWDTFASTLLAQIHTLSRVRVIHHFRSPQRKTVTAPLPPVLTTCRSIIAIGASTGGPKVVMKILKELPVDREASIVIVQHIASGFAAGFAEWLNAESAYHVRIAKEGDTLDRGVALVAPCDQHMEVHKGRIVLTNAPQVNGCRPSIDNLFSSLARENPASVVAALLTGMGKDGAEGLLALKKGGAYTIAQDEATCAVYGMPKIALELGGVREVQPAVQIAAAIIRQLC
- a CDS encoding D-tyrosyl-tRNA(Tyr) deacylase, with product MRSVVQRVTSARVVVAESTVAEIRQGLMVLLGVEKEDTEEDARYLAGKIAGLRIFEDESGKMNLSVQETGGEILVVSQFTLLGDCRQGRRPGFSAAASPEEADRLYLFFCELLRQCRLNVATGIFRADMDVHLVNHGPVTFILDSRKRN
- a CDS encoding deoxyribonuclease IV (Assists in DNA repair by cleaving phosphodiester bonds at apurinic or apyrimidinic sties to produce new 5' ends that are base-free deoxyribose 5-phosphate residues), yielding MLLGVHVSIAGGFDKAVERGNALGCTAIQIFTKNASQWRSKAITAAEAEAFKAALARSPIQTVIAHDSYLINLAAPPGENRDKSLAAFADEMQRCATLGVPYLVMHPGAHLGAGVEVGLERISAAFTEIFQSAPEGVTVLLENTAGQGTYLGSRFEELAEIVERTPTGRFGICFDTCHAFAAGYDIADAKGYAAVMSDFERILGCEQLHLFHLNDSRKGLASHVDRHEGIGSGALGLEAFRAVMTDPRFADIPKILETPKGEDEISGDVANLAILRRLTAEG
- a CDS encoding pyrimidine 5'-nucleotidase is translated as MTLVPAAPQIILFDLDNTLYAPEYDLFSLIDCRINRFMEEVVGIAADDVDPLRRYYWQEYGVTLQGLIRHFDVDPEAYLHYVHDVDVTSRLVADPGLATILAALPQRKVVFTNGSSAHAERVLAALGIRQEFEAIFDIRIANYLPKPFFAPYEEIVTQLGTSPQSCVMIEDVAKNLAPAKTLGMATILVGGSDELPPYVDLRIDTIHEISAALQLLQE
- a CDS encoding HIT family protein, which encodes MSGANDVIRSEAPAYYHGPVDNCLMCRKWQEDVDLRIVELDYCYVVLNRDQFFAGYCFVLTKAHVSELFHLDVESRQGIIEEVNRVAVALHRAFSPTKINYELLGNMVPHMHWHIVPRFSDDPLWPKPIWSEAHIEKFLAPQEYTARIALIRAALCVNQ
- a CDS encoding diaminopimelate epimerase; amino-acid sequence: MKFVKMHGAGNDYVYIDGFQESINDPAALAIEVSNRNFAIGSDGLILILPSTLADVKMRMFNSDGSEAEMCGNGVRCVAKYAYDHGLVSKEVISVETGAGVLTLQLYPNAAGRVDKVRVNMGRPRLTRGEIPLTGDPATPVVNVPLTILDQAFAITCVSMGNPHCVIFVDDVANFPVEKYGSLIEQHPLFPKRTNVEFVEVRSRREVRQRTWERGAGETLACGTGASAVVVAGVLTGRTGRVIKNILSGGELEMEWSEAGEVYMTGPAVEVFSGEYHPQ
- a CDS encoding peptidase M23, with the protein product MLLGYESFQPFMSRYGVLVIKKILPRNVLHSLRRLRLRERLTAHLSALKRPALRRRQTLHSSAPLSRILSRKVIWGALTVIVLIVAILAALPLVKPPPVVVESPTITILPPSRERTLTGVVRSGETLSTILAPYLSSQEIHGLAVTTLTAGHEWKLTLFDGQLQRFVHDINSDYQLVVSRPPAGTAISARVEIPYTYTEHTVGGTITDSLFAAMTAIGEEEGLAIILADIFASDIDFIRDIRQGDTFRVVVERRLRDGQPNGYGKILAAEFSNDGKTYHAFRFQDGKKKPAFYDSNGKSLRKALLRAPLPFSRVSSGFTMRRFHPIAKTWRAHPAIDYAAPTGTPIMAVGDATIIQIGRSAGNGNYIKLQHAGGLATMYLHMSRFAKGMRQGKRVKQGEVIGYVGSTGLATGPHLCYRMTRNGAPVNPAKIPTTPGEPISRAAMASFRALQPPLLAKLATIPTNMTSISAEPPRPGGG
- a CDS encoding general secretion pathway protein GspE, whose translation is MESDKMATRLGDLLLQKGLVNTAQLDEALKYQVIFGGKLGTNLIEMGILEEDEIARVLSQQFHVPTPTVEEVMNVEPQVLALLPRELVEQHSVIPLKLEGRRLTLLMPDPSNFNLIDDLAFRTGLIIKPVVAAEVRLIIALEKHYNIGRDRRYIHVTKKLATKRPAPPAVPVEAVTPPTLTPAVTAAPQVISPKDDDLDLALPDVDSSEDLVEIAPLEEILDSETLSLYLADARDRDDVLDSIASYLSHEYARVALFLVRGNAAHGWKASVDGQDLPEFKLAQFPLDEPSILKTVTETSSFLLGPIPRTPFNSMFLQEIGGRVPQTALLVPLLMMGRVVGIIYVDGKGEELAEKLFELQKITLKAAMAFEILVLKNKIVSM